From Neobacillus sp. PS2-9, the proteins below share one genomic window:
- the wecB gene encoding non-hydrolyzing UDP-N-acetylglucosamine 2-epimerase produces the protein MDKQLRVMTVFGTRPEAIKMAPLVKELEKNSDKIKSIVTVTAQHREMLDQVLNIFEVTPDFDLNIMQSRQTLVDVTIRSLEGLNRVFQEVKPDIVLVHGDTTTTFVASLAAFYHSIPVGHVEAGLRTWNKYSPYPEEMNRQLTGVLADLHFAPTDQSKANLQTESKNIENIFITGNTAIDALKTTVKANYTHPVLEKVGNDRLVLMTAHRRENTGEPMENMFRAINRLVEKHEDIQVVYPVHMNPVVREIANRILGENDRIHLIEPLDVIDFHNFASRAYLILTDSGGVQEEAPSLGVPVLVLRDTTERPEGVKAGTLKLAGTDENTIYSLADDLLSDKVAHDKMSKASNPYGDGNASKRIIEAILFHFGYITDRPNDFIVK, from the coding sequence ATGGATAAGCAACTTAGAGTAATGACAGTATTTGGAACTAGGCCGGAAGCTATAAAAATGGCTCCACTTGTAAAAGAACTAGAAAAAAATTCAGATAAAATTAAATCTATCGTTACGGTAACTGCGCAACATAGAGAAATGCTTGATCAGGTTTTAAACATTTTTGAAGTAACTCCCGACTTTGATCTAAACATCATGCAAAGCAGACAGACATTGGTTGATGTTACGATAAGAAGTTTAGAAGGGTTAAACAGAGTATTCCAGGAGGTTAAACCGGATATTGTCTTAGTACACGGTGATACCACTACTACTTTTGTAGCCAGTTTAGCGGCATTTTATCATTCCATTCCTGTAGGACATGTGGAAGCGGGACTTAGAACATGGAATAAATACTCCCCTTATCCAGAGGAAATGAATCGTCAACTGACGGGAGTGTTAGCGGATCTTCATTTTGCGCCAACCGATCAATCGAAAGCAAACCTCCAGACAGAAAGTAAAAACATTGAAAACATCTTTATTACAGGTAATACCGCAATCGATGCGTTGAAGACGACCGTTAAAGCGAATTATACCCATCCAGTTTTAGAGAAGGTAGGAAATGATCGCTTAGTATTAATGACAGCACATAGACGTGAAAATACAGGAGAGCCAATGGAAAATATGTTCCGAGCGATCAACCGCTTGGTAGAAAAGCATGAGGATATCCAAGTAGTATATCCCGTTCATATGAATCCTGTAGTCCGAGAAATTGCGAATCGGATACTTGGGGAGAATGATCGTATTCACCTCATTGAACCATTAGATGTAATCGATTTTCATAATTTCGCTTCAAGAGCGTATTTAATCCTGACCGATTCAGGTGGTGTTCAAGAAGAAGCACCGTCATTAGGTGTGCCAGTGTTGGTTCTTAGAGATACAACTGAGCGTCCTGAGGGAGTGAAAGCAGGAACGTTAAAATTGGCAGGTACTGATGAAAATACCATCTATTCACTAGCTGATGACCTGTTGTCGGATAAGGTAGCACATGATAAGATGTCTAAGGCATCAAATCCATATGGAGATGGCAATGCTTCTAAAAGAATTATTGAAGCCATCCTATTCCATTTTGGTTATATAACAGACAGACCAAATGACTTTATTGTAAAATAG
- a CDS encoding nucleotide sugar dehydrogenase: MKLCTVGLGYIGLPTSIMFAKHDVNVVGVEIRPQVVELLNSGTIHIEEPGLQEALNEVLEKGTFRATLSPEKADAFIIAVPTPNNDDLYKSCDLSYVLSAVNSVIPYLEKGNVLIVESTIAPRSMDDYVKPLVEKAGFVVGKDIFLVHCPERVLPGQILHELIYNNRIVGGITPECTEAGAMVYSTFVKGEIIKTTAKTAEMSKLMENTFRDVNIALANELTKVCNELEINALDVIEMANKHPRVNLHYPGPGVGGHCLAVDPYFIVAKAPEQAKIINLSRSVNTSMPEYVVNNVNTLMENVDGKVITVFGLTYKGNVDDIRESPAMEIYEELLAQGKYEVRAFDPHVEKEFVIEDMEAAVNSSDLIVILTDHNEFKALDFNQLAKMNNKRIFDTRNIVKNLPEDIEYINFGNLYDYIGKQAVLSN, translated from the coding sequence ATGAAACTTTGTACAGTAGGTTTAGGATATATTGGATTACCAACATCAATCATGTTCGCAAAACATGATGTGAATGTAGTAGGTGTAGAAATTAGACCACAAGTAGTTGAATTGTTGAATTCAGGGACAATCCACATTGAAGAACCTGGTTTACAAGAAGCATTAAATGAAGTACTGGAGAAAGGTACCTTCCGTGCGACACTTTCACCTGAAAAGGCGGATGCATTTATTATCGCTGTACCAACACCAAATAATGATGATTTATACAAATCTTGTGACCTTTCTTATGTTTTAAGCGCAGTAAATAGCGTCATTCCTTATCTTGAAAAAGGTAATGTATTAATTGTTGAGTCTACAATCGCTCCAAGAAGTATGGATGATTATGTGAAACCACTTGTTGAAAAAGCTGGTTTTGTTGTTGGTAAGGACATCTTCCTTGTTCATTGTCCAGAACGTGTGTTACCGGGACAAATTTTACATGAGTTAATTTACAATAACCGTATTGTTGGAGGAATCACTCCAGAATGTACGGAAGCAGGCGCAATGGTTTATAGCACTTTTGTAAAAGGCGAAATCATTAAAACAACTGCTAAGACTGCAGAAATGTCTAAGTTAATGGAAAATACGTTCCGTGATGTGAATATTGCTCTAGCGAATGAATTAACAAAGGTATGTAATGAACTAGAGATTAACGCGCTAGACGTAATCGAAATGGCTAACAAGCATCCACGTGTTAACCTTCACTATCCAGGTCCTGGAGTAGGTGGACACTGTCTAGCTGTTGACCCGTATTTCATTGTGGCAAAGGCACCTGAACAAGCAAAAATCATTAATCTATCACGCTCAGTAAACACTTCAATGCCTGAATATGTAGTAAATAACGTAAACACTCTTATGGAAAACGTGGATGGCAAAGTGATTACTGTATTTGGTCTTACTTATAAAGGAAACGTTGACGATATTCGTGAAAGTCCAGCAATGGAGATTTATGAAGAGCTTCTAGCACAAGGGAAGTACGAAGTAAGAGCTTTCGACCCACACGTTGAGAAAGAGTTTGTCATCGAAGATATGGAAGCGGCAGTAAATAGCTCTGACTTAATCGTTATCCTAACAGATCATAATGAGTTTAAAGCATTAGACTTCAATCAATTAGCAAAAATGAACAATAAGCGAATTTTTGATACAAGAAACATTGTGAAAAATCTCCCTGAAGATATTGAGTATATTAACTTCGGTAATCTATATGATTACATTGGGAAACAAGCGGTCTTGTCAAATTAA
- a CDS encoding glycosyltransferase: MSKKVCMFVWNHFTNDARVLRECTALSEAGYEVDLLCIHDPKDPTLPKFEQRNENFKVYRLKRYPILLEMIQKIYKYSMHNKLFGALFLCLWGLLIYAAPLIFSILTVLAVLLLKTKLKVVWVRGSLILGMILKGYKKNYDIYHSNDLNTLQQGYICSKWRIKRKTLIYDSHEVQTSRTGYHNPIYGKMEGFLIKKIDEMIVENHTRAGYNEKLYGFYPNVVHNYPFTQTSESDNKVDLHEILNIPKSEKILLYQGGVQTGRGLDKLIDAAPLFNEGVLVLIGDGKIKKELQNKVNELKLNDKIKFLPKVPLAELPKYTRNAYLGFQVLNNVCFNHYSASSNKLFEYMMAGVPVIACDFPEIKRVVEGDGTGICVDSHDSNSIAEGVNWLLANPNEHGKMQKNALEASSKYNWENEKKSLLDVYNNTKTEFYNLPGQNVTAVK, translated from the coding sequence ATGTCAAAGAAAGTTTGCATGTTCGTCTGGAATCACTTCACAAATGATGCTAGGGTATTGCGAGAGTGTACTGCTTTATCCGAAGCTGGTTATGAAGTTGATTTATTGTGTATCCATGATCCTAAGGATCCTACTTTACCTAAATTCGAACAGAGAAATGAAAATTTTAAAGTGTATAGACTGAAAAGGTATCCAATCTTATTAGAAATGATTCAAAAAATTTATAAATACTCCATGCATAATAAATTGTTTGGAGCCCTTTTCTTGTGTTTATGGGGTTTGTTGATCTATGCAGCTCCGCTCATCTTCTCTATTCTAACTGTATTAGCAGTACTTTTGCTGAAAACAAAGCTAAAGGTTGTCTGGGTTAGAGGGAGTCTCATTCTCGGAATGATTCTGAAGGGATACAAAAAGAATTATGATATTTATCATTCAAATGATTTAAATACACTCCAACAAGGCTATATCTGTTCCAAGTGGAGAATTAAACGCAAAACGCTCATTTACGATTCCCATGAAGTTCAAACGAGCCGTACAGGCTACCATAATCCGATTTATGGGAAGATGGAAGGCTTTTTAATTAAGAAAATCGATGAAATGATTGTTGAAAACCATACAAGAGCAGGATACAACGAGAAATTATATGGATTTTACCCGAATGTGGTTCATAATTATCCATTTACACAAACAAGTGAATCGGATAACAAAGTGGATTTACATGAAATCCTGAACATTCCTAAGTCTGAAAAGATTCTTCTTTATCAAGGTGGGGTCCAAACAGGTAGAGGATTAGACAAACTAATTGATGCTGCCCCGTTATTTAATGAGGGAGTACTTGTCCTAATAGGGGACGGGAAAATTAAAAAAGAGCTACAAAACAAGGTGAATGAATTAAAGCTTAATGACAAAATTAAGTTTCTTCCTAAGGTACCACTAGCTGAGCTGCCGAAATATACAAGAAATGCCTATCTGGGATTTCAGGTATTAAACAATGTATGTTTCAATCATTACTCCGCTTCATCGAACAAACTGTTTGAATATATGATGGCGGGTGTACCGGTCATTGCCTGTGACTTCCCTGAAATAAAAAGAGTCGTTGAAGGTGATGGGACAGGCATTTGTGTAGATTCTCACGATTCAAACTCCATTGCAGAGGGAGTTAATTGGTTATTAGCTAACCCAAATGAACATGGTAAAATGCAAAAAAATGCACTTGAAGCAAGCAGTAAATATAATTGGGAAAATGAAAAGAAATCTCTCCTTGATGTATATAACAACACCAAAACGGAGTTTTATAATTTACCAGGTCAAAATGTGACTGCGGTAAAATAA
- a CDS encoding ABC transporter permease yields the protein MKAVLEVLKEQIVNFNLIYRLASYNTISKYQSHYLGAAWQFISPLLQISIYWFVFGLGIRGGHPVGDVPFFIWLLVGLIPWFFISSTVIQGSNSIYTKVSLVSKMKFPVSVLPSITIVGNSFNFIFMLLFLGIILVLYGVNPGIYILQLPYYLFCLYVLIFSVTLLFSTISTIIRDFQMVLQSLMRMMLYFLPILWDTSKLPKFAQDLLSLNPFYYIIVGFRSIFFTQTWFFEDWVYMSYFWVTTLLVLFIGALIHIKFRKQFVDYI from the coding sequence ATGAAGGCAGTGTTAGAAGTACTTAAAGAACAGATTGTAAATTTCAATTTAATATATCGGTTAGCATCGTATAACACAATAAGTAAATATCAATCACATTATTTAGGGGCCGCATGGCAGTTTATTAGTCCTCTTTTACAAATTTCAATCTATTGGTTTGTTTTTGGATTGGGAATAAGAGGCGGGCATCCTGTAGGAGATGTTCCTTTCTTTATTTGGCTGCTAGTGGGGTTAATTCCATGGTTTTTTATTAGTTCTACGGTCATCCAAGGTTCAAACAGTATCTATACAAAGGTTAGTTTAGTATCCAAAATGAAGTTTCCTGTCAGTGTCCTCCCATCTATCACAATCGTTGGGAATTCATTTAATTTTATATTCATGCTTTTATTTCTAGGTATTATATTGGTTCTTTATGGTGTTAACCCAGGTATATACATCTTACAGTTACCTTATTATTTGTTTTGTTTATATGTTCTCATATTCTCTGTCACCTTGCTTTTCTCTACAATTTCAACAATAATAAGGGATTTTCAGATGGTATTACAATCATTAATGAGAATGATGTTATACTTCCTCCCGATTCTTTGGGATACAAGCAAATTGCCTAAGTTTGCTCAAGACTTATTAAGTTTAAATCCTTTCTATTATATAATCGTTGGGTTTAGATCCATTTTTTTTACTCAGACGTGGTTTTTTGAGGATTGGGTTTATATGAGTTACTTTTGGGTAACTACCCTCCTTGTACTATTCATAGGAGCGTTAATTCATATCAAATTCAGAAAACAATTTGTTGATTACATTTAA
- a CDS encoding Two component regulator three Y domain-containing protein, which yields MFNREKVYKGEVDIKYLFFKSHKPTTNLVVVFSGIPPIGTPPRYNYIKTLEGYNCNKLFILDDFGSRASYYLCENRNYAIERSVISLINHISNENGITEILSCGSSKGGFAALYFGIKYGFKHIIAGSPQFLLGEYLLRFTNSQNIANFMVGGSDDEDFEYLDSILTNLINSSNHKPNILIHVGKGEYHYKTHVLPMIDLLQKRNIPYKLDLGNYNKHSEVALYFPKIIQQFVSEAFHFPIIKHLNEKRLDPNKYLYQIETKSPNDLFAFYLFHNEERIVYKPYSSDNKFEIVLEKEGKYSVTAFAKSPEGRIVAIKGKPVTLKSHAPIK from the coding sequence TTGTTTAACAGAGAAAAGGTTTATAAAGGGGAAGTAGACATAAAGTATTTATTCTTTAAGTCACACAAACCAACAACAAATTTAGTAGTTGTATTTTCAGGTATACCTCCAATAGGTACCCCACCAAGATACAACTACATTAAAACTCTTGAAGGTTACAATTGCAATAAATTGTTTATTCTAGATGATTTTGGTTCACGAGCGAGCTATTATCTTTGTGAAAACAGGAATTACGCTATTGAACGGTCAGTCATTTCCTTGATTAATCACATATCAAACGAAAATGGAATCACCGAAATTCTATCATGCGGCTCAAGTAAGGGGGGATTTGCTGCATTGTATTTTGGAATTAAATATGGTTTCAAGCACATTATTGCAGGATCACCCCAATTTCTATTGGGAGAATATTTATTAAGATTTACTAATTCCCAAAACATTGCTAACTTTATGGTTGGGGGAAGCGACGATGAGGATTTCGAATACTTAGATTCTATTTTGACAAATTTGATCAATTCTTCTAATCATAAGCCCAATATTCTCATTCATGTAGGTAAGGGAGAATATCATTATAAAACTCATGTTTTGCCTATGATCGATTTATTACAAAAAAGAAATATTCCCTATAAATTAGACTTAGGTAATTATAATAAGCATAGTGAAGTAGCTTTGTATTTTCCAAAAATAATACAGCAATTTGTTAGTGAGGCTTTTCATTTTCCTATTATTAAACACCTTAATGAAAAACGATTAGATCCTAATAAATACCTATATCAAATTGAGACAAAATCACCAAATGACTTATTTGCATTTTATCTATTTCATAACGAAGAAAGGATTGTCTATAAACCCTATTCGTCCGATAATAAATTTGAAATAGTACTTGAAAAAGAAGGTAAATATTCTGTTACCGCCTTTGCAAAGAGTCCCGAAGGAAGGATCGTTGCGATTAAAGGTAAGCCTGTTACGCTGAAATCTCATGCGCCAATTAAATAG
- a CDS encoding methyltransferase domain-containing protein — protein MKKPLDRITEAYFGELGEQFADKVRNRIHWVCENAKGESILDVGCSQGITAILLGREGKSIIGIDLLEESIEYANNLLSSEEEITKKYVQFKAANFMEFANENQTFDCIIFGEILEHITDPKRFINMAAKMLNPGGSIIITLPFGINDYFDHKKTYYLSELLKFQSENLVVDELKFFGKWIGAIIKAKDLKQNTLSVDDHLLTRLEDAFFTVEKDLWQTIRDRGQKIKTLQEKVKAAATEKEKYTTDLKKKNQEITNNKEEIRKKDFELEKKDQNLSEKKEELARKDRELTEKIEELVKKDFEIDKKNVEIDKKNEEIDQLVKERLVLSESLTNNSRELEMIEECNKEVENLNWQLTTKENELQKAKTQLTTKENELQKAKTQLAAKVKEMKEIQDREKKLKKYITELEKQATIYKKEKIKVQEDLLESYGKEEKLLKTHSNLMKRYKALSESKLGSLTLSYWRKRRNVFGGK, from the coding sequence ATGAAAAAACCATTGGATCGTATAACGGAAGCCTATTTTGGCGAATTAGGTGAGCAATTTGCAGACAAGGTAAGAAATCGCATACATTGGGTTTGCGAAAATGCAAAAGGCGAAAGCATTCTAGATGTTGGCTGTTCACAAGGAATTACAGCAATTTTACTTGGTCGAGAAGGTAAAAGTATAATTGGGATTGACTTACTAGAAGAATCCATTGAATACGCGAATAATTTGCTGTCTTCTGAGGAAGAAATTACGAAAAAGTATGTTCAATTCAAAGCGGCAAATTTTATGGAGTTTGCCAATGAGAATCAAACATTTGATTGTATCATTTTTGGTGAAATATTAGAGCATATCACCGACCCAAAACGATTCATAAATATGGCTGCTAAAATGTTAAACCCTGGTGGTTCCATCATTATTACATTGCCATTTGGAATCAATGATTATTTTGATCATAAAAAGACCTACTATCTCTCAGAATTATTGAAATTTCAAAGTGAGAATTTGGTTGTTGATGAACTAAAGTTTTTCGGAAAATGGATAGGTGCCATCATTAAAGCGAAAGACCTTAAGCAAAATACGCTAAGTGTGGATGACCATCTTTTGACTAGACTGGAAGATGCCTTTTTTACTGTAGAAAAAGACCTTTGGCAGACAATAAGAGATAGAGGCCAAAAAATTAAAACCCTACAAGAGAAAGTAAAGGCAGCTGCAACCGAGAAAGAAAAATATACTACTGACTTAAAAAAGAAGAATCAAGAAATAACGAATAATAAAGAAGAAATTCGTAAAAAAGATTTTGAGTTAGAGAAGAAAGACCAAAATTTAAGTGAGAAAAAAGAAGAACTAGCAAGAAAAGATCGAGAGTTGACGGAGAAGATTGAAGAACTAGTCAAGAAGGATTTTGAAATTGACAAGAAAAATGTTGAAATCGATAAGAAAAATGAAGAAATCGATCAGTTAGTAAAGGAACGTTTGGTGCTATCAGAAAGCCTTACTAATAATTCTCGAGAATTAGAAATGATTGAAGAATGCAACAAAGAAGTAGAAAATTTAAACTGGCAACTAACTACAAAAGAAAATGAGCTTCAAAAAGCTAAGACGCAACTTACTACGAAAGAAAATGAACTTCAAAAAGCTAAGACACAACTAGCTGCGAAAGTAAAAGAAATGAAAGAAATTCAGGATAGAGAAAAGAAATTAAAAAAATATATCACTGAGCTTGAAAAGCAGGCAACGATTTATAAAAAGGAAAAAATTAAAGTTCAAGAAGACTTATTGGAATCATATGGAAAAGAAGAAAAATTACTTAAGACACATAGTAATCTCATGAAAAGATACAAAGCGTTAAGTGAATCGAAATTAGGAAGTCTTACTTTATCCTACTGGCGCAAACGTCGAAATGTCTTTGGAGGGAAGTAA
- a CDS encoding glycosyltransferase, translating into MDQKAIKQRLETLAKLKANLEMQIKEEKESVLSGLLFPRPQNSGKTPVKNEKKANAVKADTKVMTAKEEEDLAKKIAYLKKRDKLSDTTFFDKVKPLLDQIPESNGSRYYDKIKANIGIIADEFLYNSFKDVAEFKYIERDNYKKHSGSLDVLLIVTAWKGLNLEWKGLGNPNIKKHREDLYKIIEFYRSQGTKIVFYSKEDPVNYHIFIDIAKKCDYIFTTAEEKLEDYRRECQNENVFVLEFGINPRYHNPIGIKMAPKQREVLFTGSWYEKYPHRHVDTRMLFDGVIDAGRDLKIIDRNYELKLMQYFFPEEYLKYVSPSIEHSYLQKFHKIFDWAINLNTVKESNTMFANRVYELQALGNILLSNYSVGVNNKFPNVFLVNDQKEVNDIINRFSEEDVFEHQVRGIRRVMTHETSFHRIHHLLEKVGLDFPVQERKVAVIAASKSGTIEEMFNQQTYPNKELFLESQISEEQLQDYDFVAFFDESKLYGEFYLEDMINAFKYTNSDFVTKDAYYAGDSLIKGVEHNYTTSMKDKYRTVFWSKAYTLKDLMGFNSPATLPNGYSIDRFEFNDQPVQKEVAAGQKYKLSVIIPTYNNGDHLLNKCFNSLRRSSLFNDMEIIMVDDGSTDGYTPKIIKSMERKYSNVKTFFYNDGGSGSASRPRNKGFLLSTAPYITYLDPDNEAINDGYNELYKQLAKGNYDMVVGNMLRLDTKPLNFDYYRTAVQYNGSDVISKNIKEYMVKSQFKAMSIQALICKREVIGDQSLRMVEGAVGQDTIFFQELLLHSKKTKAINLPIHIYYAAVSGSAVNTISKRFFEKYYILEKYRVNMLKENGLLQDYIEKRFEYYFTNWYLKKLKLVNEEDALESIRILGEILGMYEINDAFTSPEMVEFSRLLKQKDYHKVEAQFVG; encoded by the coding sequence TTGGATCAAAAGGCAATTAAGCAACGGTTGGAAACATTAGCGAAATTAAAAGCAAATTTAGAAATGCAAATCAAGGAAGAAAAGGAATCAGTGTTATCAGGACTTTTATTTCCTAGACCGCAAAATTCCGGCAAAACTCCCGTTAAAAATGAGAAAAAAGCCAATGCAGTGAAAGCTGACACGAAAGTAATGACTGCAAAAGAGGAAGAAGATCTTGCAAAGAAAATCGCTTATCTAAAAAAGAGAGATAAGTTAAGTGATACGACATTCTTCGATAAAGTGAAACCATTGCTTGACCAAATCCCTGAAAGCAACGGTAGCAGGTATTATGATAAAATCAAAGCCAACATTGGGATTATTGCTGATGAATTTTTATATAACTCATTTAAGGATGTAGCTGAGTTTAAATATATTGAACGTGATAACTATAAGAAACACAGTGGCTCACTGGATGTTCTTTTAATCGTAACAGCTTGGAAGGGACTAAACCTTGAATGGAAAGGTTTAGGGAATCCGAACATTAAGAAGCATAGAGAAGACTTGTATAAGATCATCGAATTCTATAGATCCCAAGGCACAAAGATCGTCTTCTATTCAAAAGAAGATCCAGTGAACTATCATATCTTTATTGATATCGCTAAGAAGTGTGATTACATCTTTACGACAGCAGAAGAAAAGCTTGAGGATTATCGTAGAGAGTGTCAGAACGAGAATGTGTTTGTTTTAGAGTTCGGAATCAATCCTAGATATCATAATCCGATTGGTATCAAAATGGCTCCAAAACAGAGAGAAGTATTATTTACGGGTTCTTGGTATGAAAAATATCCACACAGACATGTGGACACAAGAATGCTCTTTGATGGCGTAATTGATGCAGGTCGCGATCTAAAAATTATTGACCGGAACTATGAATTAAAGTTAATGCAATATTTCTTCCCTGAAGAGTATTTGAAATATGTATCTCCATCCATTGAACATTCTTACTTACAGAAGTTCCACAAGATCTTTGACTGGGCGATTAACCTAAACACAGTGAAAGAAAGTAATACGATGTTTGCCAATCGTGTCTATGAACTTCAAGCGCTAGGGAATATCTTACTTTCCAATTACAGTGTAGGAGTAAACAATAAGTTTCCTAACGTGTTCTTGGTGAACGACCAAAAAGAAGTAAATGACATTATCAATCGCTTTTCTGAAGAGGATGTCTTTGAGCACCAAGTGCGTGGAATTAGACGAGTGATGACTCATGAGACAAGCTTCCATAGAATTCATCATTTACTGGAAAAGGTCGGCTTAGATTTCCCTGTGCAAGAAAGAAAAGTAGCAGTGATCGCAGCTTCTAAATCAGGAACAATCGAAGAAATGTTTAATCAGCAAACCTATCCAAATAAAGAGCTGTTCCTAGAGAGCCAAATTTCAGAAGAACAACTCCAGGATTATGACTTTGTGGCTTTCTTCGATGAAAGTAAATTGTACGGAGAATTCTATTTAGAGGATATGATTAACGCCTTTAAATATACAAATTCAGATTTCGTGACAAAGGATGCCTATTATGCAGGAGACTCACTAATCAAGGGAGTAGAGCATAACTATACAACCTCCATGAAAGATAAATACAGAACAGTATTCTGGAGTAAAGCTTACACGCTTAAAGACTTAATGGGCTTTAACTCTCCTGCCACCTTACCAAATGGCTATAGTATTGATCGATTTGAATTTAATGATCAACCGGTACAAAAAGAAGTGGCAGCTGGGCAAAAGTATAAACTCTCAGTGATTATTCCAACCTATAACAATGGAGATCATTTGTTAAATAAGTGTTTCAACAGTCTTCGTAGAAGCAGCTTGTTTAATGACATGGAAATCATTATGGTTGATGATGGTTCTACGGATGGATACACGCCAAAAATTATTAAAAGTATGGAGAGAAAATATTCAAATGTGAAGACTTTCTTCTACAACGATGGTGGAAGTGGTAGTGCTTCGCGTCCAAGAAACAAAGGGTTCTTACTATCAACAGCTCCGTATATCACGTATCTAGATCCGGATAACGAGGCGATCAACGATGGGTATAACGAACTTTATAAGCAACTAGCCAAAGGCAATTACGATATGGTCGTAGGAAATATGCTAAGGCTGGATACAAAGCCGCTAAACTTTGATTATTATCGTACGGCTGTTCAGTATAATGGCAGTGATGTCATTTCAAAGAATATTAAAGAGTACATGGTAAAAAGTCAGTTTAAAGCCATGAGCATCCAAGCACTGATTTGTAAAAGAGAAGTAATTGGAGATCAGTCTCTTCGAATGGTGGAAGGTGCAGTTGGACAGGACACGATATTCTTCCAAGAGCTCTTGCTACATTCGAAGAAGACCAAGGCCATCAACCTGCCTATTCATATCTATTATGCAGCAGTGAGCGGCTCAGCGGTTAACACGATCTCGAAACGATTCTTCGAGAAGTACTACATCCTTGAAAAGTACAGAGTGAACATGCTCAAGGAAAACGGACTCTTACAGGACTACATTGAAAAACGCTTTGAATATTACTTTACTAACTGGTATTTAAAGAAGTTGAAATTGGTGAATGAAGAGGATGCTCTTGAATCGATTAGGATTCTAGGTGAAATACTTGGAATGTATGAGATTAATGATGCATTTACTTCTCCAGAAATGGTTGAATTTAGTCGACTACTTAAACAAAAAGATTATCATAAAGTTGAAGCGCAATTTGTTGGTTAA